Proteins encoded in a region of the Clostridium butyricum genome:
- the secF gene encoding protein translocase subunit SecF: MLKIIEKSKIWISISLIIVVIGLGFTFFKGLNFGIDFKGGTQVSIQLNDEISKSDVDTIVKGYAADASTTISNNNEYEIKSTDLDSDKLSSIMNELKDKYSLEDTALLSQEEIGASVGKELTRNSLLALFAAGVVMLIYVAIRFEFTFGVAALVATLHDILMTIGVYAIFGIPVNTPFIAAMLTIVGYSMNDTIVIFDRIRENTKKMRRANTYEIADTSLTETLARSVYTSLSTLATIVAINILVPSVREFTIPLIVGIICGAYSSIFIASPVYVLLKEKTGKKKSKRA, encoded by the coding sequence ATGCTTAAGATAATAGAAAAATCAAAGATATGGATTTCAATTTCCTTAATAATAGTAGTAATTGGATTAGGTTTTACATTTTTTAAAGGATTAAATTTTGGAATAGATTTTAAGGGTGGTACTCAGGTTTCGATACAATTAAATGATGAAATAAGCAAATCAGATGTTGATACAATTGTTAAAGGGTATGCCGCAGATGCAAGTACAACTATTTCAAATAATAATGAGTATGAAATTAAATCCACTGATTTAGATAGTGATAAATTATCATCTATAATGAATGAATTAAAAGATAAATATTCATTAGAAGATACAGCTTTACTTTCTCAGGAAGAAATAGGAGCTTCAGTAGGTAAAGAACTAACAAGAAATTCTTTACTTGCACTTTTTGCTGCTGGTGTGGTAATGCTTATATACGTTGCAATAAGATTTGAATTCACCTTTGGAGTTGCTGCATTAGTAGCAACACTGCATGATATATTAATGACTATAGGTGTATATGCTATATTCGGTATTCCAGTAAATACACCATTTATTGCAGCAATGCTTACAATAGTTGGTTATTCAATGAATGACACAATAGTAATTTTTGATAGAATAAGAGAAAATACTAAAAAAATGAGAAGAGCGAATACATATGAAATTGCAGATACAAGTTTAACTGAAACTTTAGCAAGATCAGTATATACGTCTCTATCTACATTGGCAACAATAGTAGCTATTAATATATTAGTTCCATCAGTTAGAGAGTTTACTATACCTTTAATCGTGGGAATTATATGTGGAGCATATTCTTCAATATTTATAGCTTCTCCAGTATATGTGCTTTTAAAAGAAAAGACAGGCAAGAAAAAGTCTAAGAGGGCTTAA
- the secD gene encoding protein translocase subunit SecD, protein MKKNGKSAALLGVIVAVIAFLAFAGFKGLVIGDYAFKSFNSAITRGLDLQGGVSVLMEIQKDDVTKEELESTKQHLELRVNKLGVAETVVTTEGDKRIRVDIPGQFDSNEIVKSLSQSGNLVFKGPDGEEILSGSDVKKATAQLNQQTGKYEVGLEFNDEGTVKFADATSKYIGQKIGIYLDDEAISEPTVQVAITDGKASITGSETLEENKALAGMINSGALPVPVKSISVKNVGAQLGATAFPNAIKAGAIGIGLVFLFMLVMYRREGLFADIALTLYIFLILIIFVEVGVTLTLPGIAALLLTIGMAVDANILIFERTKEELRKGVSVKTAIKRGSENALSSIVDSNVTTILCALILYFIGSGSVKGFAITLMIGILVSLFTALIVTKLLVNLAVDCGFLSKPEHFGVKKEAEKHA, encoded by the coding sequence ATGAAGAAAAACGGCAAAAGTGCAGCGCTTCTTGGGGTTATTGTTGCTGTAATAGCATTTTTAGCTTTTGCAGGATTTAAGGGATTAGTCATTGGTGATTATGCATTTAAATCATTTAATTCAGCAATAACTAGAGGACTTGATCTTCAAGGTGGAGTTTCTGTTCTTATGGAAATTCAAAAAGATGATGTTACTAAAGAAGAATTAGAAAGTACAAAGCAACATCTTGAACTTAGAGTAAATAAGTTAGGAGTTGCTGAAACAGTTGTTACAACAGAAGGGGATAAGAGAATAAGAGTTGATATCCCAGGACAGTTTGATTCTAATGAAATTGTAAAGAGTCTGAGTCAGTCTGGTAATTTGGTATTTAAAGGTCCAGATGGAGAAGAGATTTTAAGCGGAAGTGATGTTAAAAAGGCTACAGCTCAGCTTAATCAACAGACTGGGAAATATGAAGTTGGCTTAGAATTTAACGATGAAGGAACAGTAAAATTTGCTGATGCAACATCAAAATATATAGGTCAGAAAATAGGAATTTATCTTGATGATGAAGCAATATCAGAACCAACAGTTCAAGTTGCAATAACAGATGGTAAAGCATCAATTACAGGTAGTGAAACTTTAGAAGAAAATAAAGCTTTAGCAGGAATGATTAACTCTGGTGCACTTCCAGTACCGGTAAAATCAATCTCAGTTAAGAATGTTGGTGCACAGCTTGGTGCAACAGCATTTCCTAATGCTATTAAAGCAGGTGCAATTGGTATAGGACTTGTATTCTTATTTATGCTTGTTATGTACAGACGTGAAGGTTTATTTGCAGATATTGCGTTAACATTATATATTTTCTTAATATTAATAATATTTGTGGAAGTTGGAGTAACACTTACACTTCCAGGTATTGCGGCCTTACTTCTTACAATAGGTATGGCAGTAGATGCGAATATATTAATTTTTGAGAGAACAAAAGAAGAGCTTAGAAAGGGAGTATCAGTTAAAACGGCAATTAAGAGAGGTTCAGAAAATGCTCTTTCTTCAATCGTAGACTCAAATGTGACTACAATTTTATGTGCTTTAATCTTATACTTCATAGGATCAGGATCAGTTAAAGGATTTGCTATAACTCTTATGATAGGTATATTAGTAAGTTTATTTACTGCTCTTATAGTAACAAAATTGTTAGTTAATTTAGCCGTAGATTGTGGTTTCCTAAGTAAACCAGAACATTTTGGAGTGAAGAAGGAGGCTGAAAAACATGCTTAA
- the ruvA gene encoding Holliday junction branch migration protein RuvA, translating to MYEYIKGKYMGINKDYIVVENSGIGYKIFTSGATMSSVPECGEEVILYVEQIVREDFIGLYGFDSKEELAMFKLLLTVNGVGPKAALSLLSISRLNNLKYAIMTGDEKHICRGVGIGKKTAARIILELKDKLQPDELLDVAVDSNKDNNGENNLMAVSEVLSALIALGYSEKESEKVLKTIDKTETVENMIKNALKALMN from the coding sequence ATGTATGAATACATAAAAGGAAAATATATGGGAATTAATAAAGACTATATAGTAGTTGAAAATAGTGGAATAGGATATAAAATTTTCACATCAGGAGCGACGATGTCCTCAGTACCTGAGTGTGGTGAAGAAGTGATATTATATGTTGAGCAGATAGTTAGAGAAGATTTTATTGGCCTATATGGCTTTGATTCAAAGGAAGAACTTGCTATGTTTAAACTTCTTCTTACTGTTAATGGTGTTGGACCTAAAGCAGCTTTATCATTATTATCCATAAGCAGATTAAATAACTTGAAATATGCTATAATGACTGGTGATGAGAAACACATATGCAGAGGTGTTGGAATAGGGAAAAAAACTGCAGCAAGAATTATTTTGGAATTAAAAGATAAACTTCAACCAGATGAATTATTAGATGTGGCTGTTGATTCAAATAAAGATAATAATGGAGAAAATAATCTTATGGCCGTTTCGGAAGTTTTAAGTGCGCTTATTGCATTAGGATATAGTGAAAAAGAATCAGAAAAAGTACTTAAAACAATAGATAAAACAGAAACTGTAGAAAACATGATTAAAAATGCATTAAAAGCGCTTATGAATTAA
- a CDS encoding TIGR04086 family membrane protein, with amino-acid sequence MENNNYFKCVLKGTVGTLLFTFSGIVVLSFLMTKLVFSKHMFNVLYLVISLISLAFGAMIAAKKKQSKGLLVGFGVTVFYSVIIYIVCLIINGGFSFNMFELFKLVAALIVGGLGGVLGVNMQE; translated from the coding sequence ATGGAAAATAATAATTATTTTAAATGTGTTTTGAAAGGAACTGTAGGTACCCTTTTGTTTACTTTTTCAGGAATTGTAGTATTATCTTTTTTAATGACTAAATTAGTGTTTAGTAAACATATGTTTAACGTTTTATATTTAGTTATTTCTTTAATAAGTCTTGCATTTGGTGCTATGATAGCTGCAAAGAAAAAACAGTCAAAAGGTCTGCTTGTTGGTTTTGGTGTTACAGTATTTTACTCTGTAATCATATACATTGTCTGCCTTATAATAAATGGAGGATTTAGTTTTAATATGTTTGAACTATTTAAACTTGTTGCTGCACTTATTGTTGGAGGACTTGGAGGAGTACTTGGAGTTAATATGCAGGAATAG
- the ruvB gene encoding Holliday junction branch migration DNA helicase RuvB has product MERIVNPSELNSDFNSELSLRPQKINEYIGQEKVKERLDIFIKAAKNRNEALDHVLLYGPPGLGKTTLANIIAKEMTGDLKVTSGPAIERAGDLAAILTTLKDYDVLFIDEIHRLNRSVEEILYPAMEDYVLDIVIGKGASAKSIRIDLPKFTLIGATTRVGMLTAPLRDRFGVLCAMEYYTNDELKEIIVRSASVFGCSITEEGAIEIARRSRGTPRIANRLLKRVRDYSEVKSNKIISLKEAREALQLLEVDNLGFDRVDNKILEAIIDNFKGGPVGIETLSYFIGEELGTIEDVYEPYLLQQGFIIRTPRGRIASDKAYEHLGRVNPSKKREPKIQGTFFDKEN; this is encoded by the coding sequence ATGGAACGAATAGTAAATCCATCTGAATTAAATAGTGATTTTAACTCGGAATTAAGTTTAAGACCTCAAAAAATAAATGAGTATATCGGACAAGAGAAAGTTAAAGAAAGACTTGATATATTCATTAAAGCAGCTAAAAATAGAAATGAGGCACTTGACCATGTGTTGCTATATGGACCACCAGGACTAGGAAAAACTACACTTGCTAATATTATTGCCAAGGAAATGACCGGTGATCTAAAAGTAACTTCAGGACCTGCAATAGAAAGAGCTGGAGATTTAGCTGCAATATTAACTACACTTAAGGATTATGATGTTTTATTTATTGATGAAATTCACAGACTTAATAGAAGTGTAGAAGAAATATTATATCCAGCCATGGAAGATTATGTACTGGATATAGTAATAGGAAAAGGTGCTAGTGCTAAATCTATAAGAATAGATCTTCCTAAATTTACTCTTATTGGTGCCACAACAAGAGTTGGTATGCTTACAGCACCGTTAAGGGATAGATTTGGCGTTCTTTGTGCCATGGAATATTATACAAATGATGAACTTAAAGAAATAATAGTGAGAAGTGCATCGGTATTTGGATGCTCTATTACAGAAGAAGGTGCAATAGAAATTGCAAGAAGATCAAGAGGAACTCCAAGAATTGCAAACAGGCTTTTAAAAAGAGTTAGAGATTATTCAGAAGTAAAATCTAATAAGATTATATCTTTAAAAGAAGCGAGAGAAGCACTACAATTATTAGAAGTAGATAATCTAGGATTTGACAGGGTTGATAATAAAATATTGGAAGCAATTATAGATAATTTTAAGGGCGGTCCTGTAGGAATTGAAACATTATCATATTTTATAGGAGAAGAACTTGGAACAATTGAAGATGTTTATGAACCATATCTTCTTCAGCAAGGATTTATAATAAGAACTCCAAGAGGAAGAATTGCAAGTGATAAAGCTTATGAACATCTTGGAAGAGTTAATCCATCAAAGAAAAGGGAACCTAAAATTCAGGGAACATTTTTTGATAAAGAAAATTAA
- a CDS encoding adenine phosphoribosyltransferase: protein MDLKEKIRVIENFPKEGISFKDITTLIGDGEGLKASIDAIVDYLKDKNIDLIVGPEARGFIFGVPVAYALGVGFVPVRKPGKLPAETISVTYDLEYGSDEIQIHKDAIKPGQRIAIVDDLLATGGTVEAVTKLVEQAGGIVASVDFVTELTDLRGRDKLQGYDVMSLVEYDC from the coding sequence ATGGATTTAAAAGAAAAGATCAGAGTAATTGAAAATTTCCCAAAGGAAGGAATTAGTTTCAAAGATATTACAACTCTAATTGGAGATGGTGAAGGTTTAAAAGCTTCAATTGATGCAATAGTAGATTACTTAAAAGATAAAAACATAGATTTAATTGTTGGACCAGAAGCTAGAGGCTTTATTTTTGGAGTTCCAGTTGCATACGCTTTAGGCGTAGGTTTCGTACCTGTAAGAAAACCAGGGAAATTACCAGCAGAAACAATTTCAGTAACGTATGATTTAGAGTACGGAAGTGATGAAATTCAAATTCATAAAGATGCAATAAAACCTGGTCAAAGAATTGCAATAGTTGATGATTTATTAGCAACAGGAGGAACTGTTGAAGCTGTTACTAAGTTAGTTGAACAGGCAGGAGGAATTGTTGCTTCTGTAGACTTTGTTACAGAATTAACAGATTTAAGAGGAAGAGATAAATTACAAGGCTACGATGTTATGTCATTAGTTGAGTATGATTGCTAA
- a CDS encoding RelA/SpoT family protein yields the protein MVDKLLENINKNCHNVDIELVKKAYNFAKEAHKDQKRESGEPYIIHPIAVAEILAELGMDTNTIVAGLLHDVIEDTDCSFEDASRMFNPEVANLVDGVTKLTKLGEMEYKTKEEQQADNVRKMLLAMAKDIRVIIIKLADRLHNMRTLKFMPANKQKNKAKETLDIYAPLAHRLGMSKIKWELEDLCFRYLHEKEYYELVKDIAEKRVERESYIQDIVNDLYKKLEGAGIDSDIDGRPKHFYSIYKKMVNKNKSIEEIFDLTAIRVLVNSVKDCYGVLGIVHTIYRPIPGRFKDYIAMPKPNMYQSLHTTVIGPQGKTFEIQIRTFEMHKTAEYGIAAHWKYKEGDTAGGTEVDKQKEFEKKLAWLRDMLEWQKETSDAEEFMEGFKIDLFSDEVFVFTPKGVVINLCSKATPIDFAYRIHTDVGNKCVGAKVNGKIVPLDYTLKTGEIVEILTSPNAKGPNMDWLNIAKSNQSKSKIKLWFKKAKKEENIVKGKELFEKELKKQGVNYADIAKGDAYEKFAKRYNIHSIDDLYALIGIGSLGASSYIVRLKEDNGLDKYAKERENKEILSKVIEEHIAKTAKQPEPNSYGITVKGESNLMVRFAKCCSPVPGDDILGYITKGRGVSVHRRDCSNLQNLIETDGEKVVEVNWGKSLNTSYFAEIQVQAEDRENLLADTMSVISDLKLQLSAVNANLGKEGFAFINIKIKITSVDNLNDLMKRIKRLKGVLDVYRVNS from the coding sequence ATGGTTGATAAATTGTTAGAAAACATCAATAAAAATTGCCATAATGTTGATATAGAGTTGGTGAAAAAGGCATATAATTTCGCCAAGGAAGCACATAAGGACCAAAAAAGAGAATCGGGAGAACCGTACATAATTCACCCAATAGCTGTTGCAGAAATTTTAGCTGAACTTGGTATGGATACAAATACTATAGTTGCAGGGCTACTACATGATGTGATTGAGGATACTGATTGTTCGTTTGAAGATGCATCAAGGATGTTTAATCCAGAAGTGGCTAATTTAGTAGATGGTGTAACAAAACTTACTAAATTAGGTGAAATGGAGTATAAGACTAAAGAGGAACAACAGGCTGATAATGTAAGAAAAATGCTTCTTGCAATGGCGAAAGATATAAGAGTAATAATAATAAAGCTTGCAGATAGACTGCATAACATGAGGACCCTTAAGTTCATGCCAGCTAATAAGCAGAAAAATAAGGCAAAAGAAACACTAGATATTTATGCACCTTTAGCTCATAGGCTTGGGATGTCAAAGATTAAGTGGGAACTTGAAGATCTTTGTTTTAGGTATCTTCATGAAAAAGAATATTATGAACTTGTAAAAGATATAGCTGAAAAAAGAGTAGAAAGAGAAAGTTATATACAAGATATAGTAAATGATTTGTATAAAAAGCTAGAAGGGGCAGGAATTGATTCGGACATTGATGGAAGGCCAAAGCATTTTTACAGTATTTATAAAAAAATGGTTAATAAAAATAAGAGTATTGAAGAAATATTCGATCTTACAGCCATAAGAGTACTTGTTAACTCAGTAAAAGACTGTTATGGGGTTCTTGGTATTGTACACACAATATACAGACCTATTCCAGGCAGATTTAAAGACTATATAGCTATGCCTAAGCCTAATATGTATCAATCACTACATACAACTGTAATAGGACCACAAGGAAAGACTTTTGAAATTCAGATAAGAACCTTTGAAATGCATAAGACTGCCGAATATGGTATAGCTGCTCACTGGAAATATAAAGAGGGAGATACAGCTGGAGGAACCGAGGTAGATAAGCAGAAAGAGTTTGAGAAGAAGCTTGCATGGCTTAGAGATATGCTTGAATGGCAGAAAGAAACATCTGATGCAGAAGAGTTTATGGAAGGTTTCAAGATAGATTTATTTTCAGATGAAGTCTTTGTATTTACTCCAAAAGGTGTTGTAATTAATTTGTGTAGTAAAGCTACACCTATTGACTTTGCATACAGAATACATACTGATGTTGGAAATAAATGTGTTGGAGCAAAGGTTAATGGAAAGATTGTACCTCTTGATTATACTTTAAAAACAGGAGAAATCGTTGAAATATTAACATCACCTAATGCAAAAGGTCCTAATATGGATTGGCTAAATATTGCAAAAAGTAATCAGTCAAAGAGTAAAATCAAGCTTTGGTTCAAGAAAGCAAAAAAAGAAGAGAATATTGTAAAGGGTAAAGAACTTTTTGAAAAAGAATTAAAAAAACAAGGTGTTAATTATGCTGATATAGCAAAAGGTGATGCCTATGAAAAGTTCGCTAAAAGATATAATATTCATTCAATAGATGATTTATACGCACTTATAGGAATAGGAAGTCTTGGAGCATCTTCTTATATTGTAAGATTAAAAGAGGATAATGGACTTGATAAATATGCAAAAGAAAGAGAAAATAAAGAAATATTAAGCAAAGTGATTGAAGAGCATATAGCTAAAACAGCAAAGCAGCCAGAACCGAACAGTTATGGTATAACAGTTAAAGGTGAAAGTAATCTTATGGTTAGATTTGCCAAATGTTGCTCACCAGTTCCTGGTGATGATATTTTAGGATATATTACTAAAGGAAGAGGTGTATCTGTTCATAGAAGAGATTGTAGCAACTTACAAAATTTAATCGAAACCGATGGTGAAAAAGTTGTTGAAGTAAACTGGGGAAAATCACTAAATACATCATATTTTGCAGAAATACAGGTACAGGCAGAGGATAGAGAGAATCTTTTAGCCGATACTATGAGTGTAATATCAGATTTAAAACTTCAATTAAGTGCGGTTAACGCAAATTTAGGTAAAGAAGGCTTTGCATTTATAAACATTAAGATTAAAATAACAAGTGTAGATAATTTAAATGATTTAATGAAGAGAATTAAAAGACTTAAAGGTGTACTTGATGTTTATAGAGTTAATAGTTAG
- the yajC gene encoding preprotein translocase subunit YajC → MNGTMGAILINVLPFVVVLAVFYFLMIVPEKKRKKTYQTMIEELRVHDEIVTRGGIVGKITNIEEKYVTIETSNAKTKIKFDKSGIAYKTSKES, encoded by the coding sequence ATGAATGGTACTATGGGAGCAATTCTTATTAATGTATTACCTTTTGTAGTTGTTTTAGCAGTGTTTTATTTCTTAATGATAGTTCCTGAAAAGAAGAGAAAGAAAACATATCAAACAATGATAGAAGAATTAAGAGTTCATGATGAAATAGTTACAAGAGGTGGAATAGTTGGTAAAATAACTAATATCGAAGAAAAATATGTAACTATTGAAACAAGTAATGCAAAGACAAAAATAAAGTTCGATAAGAGCGGTATTGCATATAAAACAAGTAAAGAATCATAA
- the tgt gene encoding tRNA guanosine(34) transglycosylase Tgt, giving the protein MSKRYTLLKKDGNARRGQFVTPHGTIQTPVFMNVGTLAAIKGAVSSMDLKDIGCQVELSNTYHLHLRPTDTVVNKMGGLHKFMNWDRPILTDSGGFQVFSLSAMRKIKEEGVYFNSHIDGKKIFMGPEESMQIQSNLASTIAMAFDECIPNPSTREYVERSVARTTRWLERCKIEMDRLNSKDDTINKEQMLFGINQGGVYEDIRIAHAKEITKMDLDGYAIGGLAVGESHEDMYRIIDAVVPHLPEDKPIYLMGVGTPENILEAVDRGVDFFDCVLPARNGRHGNVYTSEGKLNLMNAKFELDEKPIDETCQCPACKHYTRSYIRHLFKAKEMLAMRLCVLHNLYFYNKLMEEIRTAIDGGYYKEFKEKKLQEWKVK; this is encoded by the coding sequence GTGAGTAAAAGATACACGTTGTTAAAAAAGGATGGAAACGCAAGAAGAGGTCAGTTTGTTACTCCTCATGGAACAATACAGACTCCTGTGTTTATGAATGTTGGAACATTAGCAGCAATTAAAGGTGCAGTTTCAAGTATGGATTTAAAGGATATTGGATGTCAAGTTGAATTATCTAATACATATCACTTACATTTAAGACCAACTGATACAGTTGTTAATAAAATGGGTGGATTACATAAGTTTATGAATTGGGATAGACCAATATTAACAGATTCAGGTGGATTCCAAGTATTTTCATTATCAGCAATGAGAAAGATTAAGGAAGAAGGAGTTTACTTTAATTCTCACATTGATGGTAAAAAGATATTTATGGGACCAGAAGAATCAATGCAGATTCAAAGTAATTTAGCATCTACAATAGCAATGGCTTTTGATGAATGTATACCAAATCCTTCAACAAGAGAATACGTTGAAAGATCTGTAGCAAGAACTACAAGATGGCTTGAAAGATGTAAAATTGAAATGGATAGATTAAATTCTAAAGATGATACAATAAATAAAGAACAAATGCTTTTTGGTATAAACCAAGGTGGAGTTTATGAAGATATAAGAATAGCACATGCTAAGGAAATCACAAAGATGGATTTAGATGGATATGCTATAGGTGGTTTAGCTGTTGGTGAAAGCCATGAAGATATGTACAGAATAATAGACGCTGTTGTACCACATCTTCCAGAAGATAAACCAATATATTTAATGGGTGTTGGAACTCCAGAAAATATATTAGAAGCAGTTGATAGAGGTGTTGATTTCTTTGACTGTGTTCTTCCAGCGAGAAATGGTAGACATGGAAATGTTTATACAAGCGAAGGAAAACTAAATTTAATGAATGCTAAATTTGAGCTTGATGAGAAGCCTATTGATGAAACTTGTCAATGTCCTGCATGTAAACACTACACAAGATCTTATATAAGACATTTATTTAAGGCTAAAGAAATGCTTGCTATGAGACTTTGCGTGTTACATAACTTATACTTCTATAATAAGTTAATGGAAGAGATAAGAACTGCTATAGATGGCGGATATTATAAAGAATTTAAGGAAAAGAAACTACAGGAATGGAAAGTTAAGTAG
- a CDS encoding DHH family phosphoesterase: MRKFWESIYYPNYITGYNPFILKGMNKAIERLALAVNNRQKIVVYGTYNVDGICAVSSLILVLRYLNADVEYLIYDRQENDARINSVDIKDNVDFLGAELLITLGVGLKSQEEVDLCKTLGIDLIVIENEISDTVNDYIYINPNQKGCQYRYKDLSTSGITFKLMQAIAIYYNMKSINKYLDLILIGAKWSRGSAKGENGILIKEGNKFLMNTNNNGLRSIIEFNDIKEFDDCGVNKIIESLIPPIGAVGITDNARIVLELLTTNDKDRTNQIVKYLYSLKKNHPMKQVKRI, from the coding sequence ATGCGTAAATTCTGGGAAAGTATATATTATCCAAATTATATTACTGGATATAACCCATTTATACTTAAAGGTATGAACAAAGCAATAGAGAGATTAGCTTTAGCTGTTAATAATAGACAGAAAATTGTCGTTTATGGTACATATAATGTTGATGGGATTTGTGCAGTTTCATCTTTAATTCTCGTCCTTAGATATTTAAATGCTGATGTTGAGTATTTAATATATGATAGACAAGAAAATGATGCAAGAATAAATTCGGTAGACATAAAAGATAATGTTGATTTTTTGGGTGCTGAGCTTTTAATAACTTTAGGTGTAGGATTGAAATCACAAGAAGAAGTAGATTTATGCAAAACGTTAGGCATAGATTTAATTGTTATTGAAAATGAAATAAGTGATACTGTGAATGATTATATTTACATAAATCCAAATCAAAAGGGTTGTCAGTATAGGTACAAAGATTTATCAACAAGTGGGATAACTTTTAAGTTGATGCAAGCTATTGCAATTTATTACAATATGAAAAGTATCAACAAATATCTAGATCTAATATTAATAGGAGCAAAATGGTCTAGAGGATCAGCTAAAGGGGAAAATGGAATATTAATTAAAGAAGGAAATAAGTTCTTAATGAATACTAACAATAATGGGTTGAGGTCAATAATAGAATTTAATGATATAAAGGAATTCGACGATTGTGGCGTAAATAAAATAATAGAATCACTAATACCTCCTATAGGTGCAGTTGGGATTACTGATAATGCTAGGATAGTATTAGAGCTTTTAACTACAAATGATAAGGATAGAACTAATCAGATTGTTAAGTATCTGTATAGTTTAAAGAAAAACCATCCAATGAAACAAGTTAAAAGAATATAA
- the queA gene encoding tRNA preQ1(34) S-adenosylmethionine ribosyltransferase-isomerase QueA, translating into MNVKDFDFYLPEELIAQHPLEKRDTSRLMVLDKKTGEIEHKVFHDIVDYLNAGDTLVLNNTRVMPARLIGEKEETGGKIEFLLLKRVEKDRWECLAKPGKSARVGRKFTFGEGKLKAEVVEVKENGNRIVEFHYEGIFEEVLDSLGEMPLPPYIHERLEDRERYQTVYSKENGSAAAPTAGLHFTNQLLEQIKEKGINVVYLTLHVGLGTFRPVKVENLEEHEMHSEFYMLSKESADIINETKRNGGRVISVGTTSTRTLETIGDENGFVKEQSGWTNIFIYPGYKFKVVDNLITNFHLPESTLIMLVSTLAGKEHVMNAYKTAVEEKYRFFSFGDAMFIK; encoded by the coding sequence ATGAACGTTAAAGATTTTGATTTTTATTTACCAGAAGAGTTGATAGCACAACATCCTTTAGAAAAAAGGGATACATCAAGACTTATGGTATTAGATAAAAAAACTGGAGAAATAGAGCATAAGGTTTTTCATGATATAGTAGACTACTTAAATGCAGGGGATACTTTAGTTTTAAATAATACTAGAGTAATGCCTGCAAGGTTAATAGGAGAAAAAGAAGAAACAGGTGGAAAAATTGAATTCCTTTTACTTAAGAGAGTTGAAAAGGATAGATGGGAATGTCTTGCAAAGCCAGGTAAATCAGCAAGGGTAGGAAGAAAATTCACTTTTGGTGAAGGAAAACTTAAGGCAGAAGTTGTTGAAGTTAAAGAAAATGGAAATAGAATAGTGGAATTTCATTATGAGGGTATTTTTGAAGAAGTACTTGATTCGTTAGGCGAAATGCCACTTCCTCCATATATACATGAAAGATTAGAAGATAGAGAAAGATATCAGACTGTATATTCAAAAGAAAATGGTTCGGCAGCAGCTCCAACAGCAGGATTACATTTTACAAATCAATTATTAGAACAAATAAAAGAAAAGGGTATAAATGTTGTTTATCTTACTTTACATGTTGGTCTTGGTACATTTAGACCAGTAAAGGTTGAAAATCTTGAAGAACATGAAATGCACTCAGAATTTTATATGCTTTCAAAAGAAAGTGCAGATATAATAAATGAAACAAAAAGAAATGGTGGAAGAGTTATTTCTGTTGGAACTACATCAACAAGAACCTTGGAAACTATTGGTGATGAAAATGGATTCGTAAAGGAACAAAGTGGATGGACTAATATATTTATTTATCCAGGATATAAGTTTAAAGTGGTAGATAATTTAATAACAAATTTCCATTTACCAGAATCAACTTTAATAATGTTAGTTTCAACTCTTGCAGGAAAAGAACATGTTATGAATGCATATAAAACAGCAGTTGAAGAAAAATATAGATTTTTCTCATTTGGAGATGCAATGTTCATAAAATAA